A single genomic interval of Oryctolagus cuniculus chromosome 19, mOryCun1.1, whole genome shotgun sequence harbors:
- the THUMPD1 gene encoding THUMP domain-containing protein 1, translated as MADTCQPGSGKRKGKAQYVQAKRARRCDGGGPRQLEPGLQGILITCNMNERKCVEEAYSLLNEYGDDMYGPEKFTDKDPQPSGSEGEDDDVEAALKKEVGNIKASTEMRLRRFQSVESGANNVVFIRTLGIEPEKLVHHILQDMYKTKKKKTRVILRMLPITGTCKAFLEDMKKYAETFLEPWFKAPNKGTFQIVYKSRNNSHVNREEVIKELAGIVGSLNSENKVDLTNPQYTVVVEIIKAVCCLSVVKDYMLFRKYNLQEVVKSPKDPSQLHPKQGNGKEAKLESNDKLNQSDPAEGRNNQQGVPDSSEEKTKPVTETQVVHEGETKPEPASQVTDGSESNAPDVS; from the exons ATGGCAGACACCTGCCAGCCGGGCAGCGGGAAGCGCAAAGGCAAGGCGCAGTATGTGCAGGCCAAGCGGGCTCGGCGCTGCGATGGCGGCGGGCCCCGGCAGCTGGAGCCCGGGTTACAGGGCATCCTCATCACCTGCAACATGAACGAGCGCAAGTGCGTGGAGGAGGCCTATAGCCTGCTCAACGAGTACGGCGACGACATGTATGGGCCTGAGAAG TTTACAGACAAGGATCCACAGCCCTCCGGAAGTGAGGGAGAAGATGATGATGTGGAGGCTGCCCTGAAGAAAGAGGTTGGCAACATTAAGGCATCTACGGAGATGAGGCTAAGAAGATTCCAGTCAGTGGAAAGTGGAGCAAATAACGTAGTGTTCATCAGGACACTTGGGATAG AACCTGAGAAATTAGTTCATCACATTCTCCAGGATATGTACAAAACCAAGAAGAAGAAGACTCGAGTCATTTTGCGAATGTTACCCATCACAGGCACATGCAAAGCTTTCTTGGAggatatgaaaaaatatgcagaaacattCTTGGAACCCTGGTTTAAAGCTCCAAACAAAGGGACATTTCAGATTGTATACAAATCTCGAAATAATAGTCATGTAAACAGAGAAGAAGTTATAAAAGAATTGGCAG GAATAGTGGGCAGCCTCAATTCGGAAAATAAAGTAGATCTCACCAACCCACAGTACACAGTGGTAGTAGAAATCATCAAAGCTGTCTGTTGCCTGAGTGTTGTGAAAGATTACATGTTATTCAGAAAGTACAACCTCCAGGAGGTGGTGAAGAGTCCTAAGGACCCATCACAACTTCACCCAAAGCAAGGAAATGGGAAAGAAGCAAAGTTGGAATCTAATGACAAATTAAAtcagagtgacccagcagaagggAGAAATAACCAACAGGGGGTACCAGACAGtagtgaagagaaaacaaaaccagtGACAGAGACTCAGGTGGTACATGAGGGAGAAACTAAACCTGAACCTGCAAGTCAAGTCACAGATGGATCTGAGTCAAATGCACCTGATGTCTCATAG